The sequence gtatttgaattttgattGTTTGAAGTTTGTTGAGAATTAAATGTTTGAGgtttataattaattggattattttcatttaaattggAACAAGATGTTGAAAATTGGCCTGAAGTTTCATAAACTTTTCTGCTTTCTACTTTTGGAATAGTTACATAAATAAATTCTCCACCAATTGATTCGATTCTAACATGAAATTGTCCACCAGTAATACTTGTTGGCCAGTAGTTATATGTGGTTTGGGATAGTGGAACAAATTGATtactatttgataatttaattgaaacttGTTTAATTATAACTTTACTATTGAATACAAAGAAAGATGTCCAAAAATCATTACTACCATCTTTCATCATAATTTTAACATTTCCTGAAACTTCACATGGTACTTTTACATATGATAATCCATCTAATACACCTTGAGATTGTGGCCccaaaattgaaaatgcaGCTGGTGATAAATCAAAATGGTTATCTCTTTGACAATAACCTGCATCATGACATGAATCAGTTGCCATTACTGTAACTGAAgcatttttagaatttgaaattttaaaacattgaCCACATTGAGCAccttaaaataatattaataataatttattaaaaaggtaataaaaaaaagaaatgttaaaattttcttattattattatttttttatttcttaaaaaataataataaataccaTTTTGATAAAGTTTTGATCCAAGAGCTGCAATCATATAGTTACCAGGACCCAATGgaccatttaatttttcaaatccaCAATTACCTGCATCGATAGCAGTATAAAAAGTTGCAGATGCCCCATTAATTATACTTTGGCTAAATGGACATGATTGTGCActgattaaaataaattttacaaTCGAAAGAACCAAAAAGATAGTattgaatttcatttttattaatttttttttttataaaatacaattttaataatttacaatttttttttttttttatttaaatgattagattataattttttaaatgatattttaaaaaaaaaaatttgtttaaataattttttttttttaattttttaaaaaaaaaataaaataaattaaaaataaataaataatataaaataataataataattttataataaaacatttgattattttgtcAAAGGAGACAATTATTTACTTGCATATCAATTGTACAAATAGTGATAATTTAAGAAATTGAATACCGATTTATTTTGAAGGATcagataataaaacaaatatatattatcaatattagtttttttttttttttttttttttaatttgtttttaaaaaaaaaattttcattttacaaaaccacaaattattattatctatctGTCATTACCACACCCCACATAAATTCAAtcagttatttttttttttataacattcccaatttcaatatttaaaattataataaagaaataataattttaaaattaaaaaaaccatGTTCAAATttgatcaaataaaaaatcaaataatttataataaaatattataattttaattcattttttttattttttttattttatgtttcaagtaagtttttttatactattttataataaaaaaaataaaataataatagataaaaccaatatctaatttttaaaccattttaaaaaaaaaaaaaaaaaataaaaaataataatattaatagttttttatcttttaaataaaaaaaaaaaaaaaaaaaaagaaaaatgttatcgcaattaaataaaattatctttttattttatttttttaattcttttaacttttttttttttttttttttttttttatcaattgacaTTTTTAAAggaaatataatttatcagATAAATCTTTATCAACATTACGACCAACAGTTctaccaattaaaaatgcCATTTTATGAGCAAATTGACAACTTGCTGGTACACGAAcagatttttcaaaattgaaataaagaTGACACATTTGGAAAGTAAAGAATTGGAATAAATCAGCAGCCATTTGATGTTCATCCAATAAGACATGGTAATGAGTTGGATTGATTGAACCTTTGAAAGCAACTTGAGAGACCAAAAAGAAATCGTACCAATTTTGATGGGTAATCTTTGAATCGATTAAAGTACCTGGTGGAGGATTTGCTTTTTGATTATCGTTTGTAAAGAAACGAGCGTTTGTATTCTTTTTAACGATAGTGTAAACCAATTTTGGTTTAGTACCCCAAGAAGAAGGAGTTTCGGCAAAACCTTTTTTCATTGCGGCAATTTCAGTCTTATTGACGAGATCCAACATACCATCACCAACACCATCACGATAAACAATCACCAATTCTGGTAAACAATTGTTATGGTTAAAGTAGCTTTTCATAGCTTCTTTGGTGGCGTCCTCAAGGGAATGaataatttctttaccaGGACGTTCTTGAGCGTAAGCACGAGAGAAAAACTTTTGGAATTTATCATCGATGGTTGCAACGAAACCAACCACTGAATGACCTTTCATATCTGAATTGTGACCAACATCGACACCAATGACCATGGTTTTCTTTGGTACACCCTTGTAGATATCTTGACCGAGACCCCATGGTGCTAAACCTAACTTGGCAACCACTTGTTGTTTCAATTTGACAGAGACTGGTCTACCTTTATCAAAGGTTCTAGAAAAGATACATTGAGTTAAAACTCTGAATTGGATCAATGACTTCATTTTGATACCTTTGTAAACTTCTGCATTATTTTGAggaataataatcaaaaagaaGCTAACACCTTTTTTGACATATTGTTCCATAATATCAGTGTAAATGGTTGATTTAATATCACGGGAACTCTTTGGAAGTACTGGATGATGAATAGTTGGTGGTTGTAATTGACTTTCTCTAAGGAAAAGATCAAGATTCTTTTGACACTCACCTCTTTGGAAATCAAGTTGTTCAACAATGAATACCCATTTAACATTTCTCAATGCATTGGCGTTATTAATTGGAACATTCTTTGGTGCTTGTAATACACAACCTTCAACTTTTAAAGCTGGTTGATAAGAAATACCCCATGATTCCAActcttttgaaattgttggaTTTGTATTAAATCCAttaacaaaattatttaaattatcaattcttTTATATGGTTCAACATTTGATTCTTCTGCTAAATCTTTCATAATATGAAAATCTTTAcgcatctttttttttttttttttttttttttttttttttttaaaaaaataatattaatatattttttttttaaaaatatgtatttaaaatatatattttaataaaatttttaaaacttactTCATCATTTAAACCAGTTAAATAAGTTAATTCTGGaactaaataaattgtttgtTTCATACCTCTCATTTTAACTtcagattttaataatggttgatttaaatcggtgattttatattttggataattcttttgataatattgtaAAAAGGTAGTTGAACCTTCCATAATATCGGTAACCTTTGAATTTTTACCTTGCCATGAAATACCAGAGATACGataagttttattattataacgagttaaaacaattgaatttaCAATTTCAGCGGTGCAtctattggtattattatttaaatatctaATTCTTTCCAATACAGTCTGAGATCTAACAACTTTGGTAGTTGAATCACATAATAACATTGTACCAGCTTCAGTTGGAATAACTGATGTACTAAAACCTTTCCAAACTTCTAAAAAGTGTTTTGGTACATCTCTTTTACCAACTGATGTATAATAATTTCTACCCATTAATGAATATCCCATTGATCTCataaactaataaaaaaaaataaataaaaaaatttaataattaattatttatatattaatatatatttataaatttatatttataaaaacctACAGATTTGGTTAAAACATTAAAGAATTGagtaattgatttatcagtATGATCAAATTCTTTTgctaatttaattaaaatttgaactCCATCAACATTTTGAGAATTAATTTGAATCTTTTTAGCAGAgaataataaagaatcaCCATCATATTTAGTAAAGATTAAAGAATTTGCAGCTAGGAATTCTTTCATAACCTTGAATCTTCTATCTCTTGCAACTTGTGGTGGATCGTAATCAATACGATAGAGGAATAAACTTCTATTTTGTCTTACTTGAACTGGGAAGAAATTTGTAATAACAGAAATTGGTTGACTTTGAATTGATCTTGGTTTTGCTGGGACAATtgcaatattttcaatatcatcatctttgACTAAATCTTTTCTTGAAATTGTTGGAACCTGTGCTGCTGCTGGTGAACTTGATgaagtggtagtagtagtggtagtggttgtttgttgttgttgttgttgttgctgttgttgttgtggttgttgttgtggttgaagATTTTGTGGTGGCTGCTTACCCCAAGAACCACTTGGTTGTTTTGGTTGACCTTGTTGTGGACCTTGTTGTGGGCccctttgttgttgttgacctTGTTGTTGACCTTGTTGTGGAcctctttgttgttgttgacctTGTTGTGGGTGACCTTGTTGTGGGTGACCTTGTTGTGGAcctctttgttgttgttgtgggtGACCTTGTTGTGGAcctctttgttgttgttgtgggtTACCTTGTTGTTGACCTTGTTGTTGTGGACCTCTTTGTTGTTGACCTTGTTGTGGGTGACCTTGTTGTTGGCCTTGTGGGTGACCTTGTGGGTGACCTTGTTGATGGAAACCTGGTGGTGGACCtcttggttgttgttgttgttgttgttgttgtggttgttgttgttgttgttgttgtggttgttgttgttgttggaaaCCTGGTGGTGGACCtcttggttgttgttgttgttgttgatgttgtggttgttgttggaaACCTGGTGGTGGTTTTACGCCTCCTGCTGGATTTGGTTGGTTTGGTTCATCTTGTATGTTTGGTTTTTTAGGACCCATGTTAATTGGATTaagaaaaatatatatatatatataaataaaacaattattttatttaaatatgtatcttttaattaaataatgtttagtggaaaaaaaaaaaagttaaaaaaaaaaaattaaaacgtCAGaatc comes from Dictyostelium discoideum AX4 chromosome 2 chromosome, whole genome shotgun sequence and encodes:
- the expl3 gene encoding expansin-like protein; the protein is MKFNTIFLVLSIVKFILISAQSCPFSQSIINGASATFYTAIDAGNCGFEKLNGPLGPGNYMIAALGSKLYQNGAQCGQCFKISNSKNASVTVMATDSCHDAGYCQRDNHFDLSPAAFSILGPQSQGVLDGLSYVKVPCEVSGNVKIMMKDGSNDFWTSFFVFNSKVIIKQVSIKLSNSNQFVPLSQTTYNYWPTSITGGQFHVRIESIGGEFIYVTIPKVESRKVYETSGQFSTSCSNLNENNPINYKPQTFNSQQTSNNQNSNTQTPTKQPSPNSQNFIPSYCQQYIQKPNYIFAKESKEMLVLNENENIESNSLKLLPNFLLLILIILLNINF
- the agnA gene encoding argonaut-like protein — its product is MGPKKPNIQDEPNQPNPAGGVKPPPGFQQQPQHQQQQQQPRGPPPGFQQQQQPQQQQQQQPQQQQQQQQPRGPPPGFHQQGHPQGHPQGQQQGHPQQGQQQRGPQQQGQQQGNPQQQQRGPQQGHPQQQQRGPQQGHPQQGHPQQGQQQQRGPQQGQQQGQQQQRGPQQGPQQGQPKQPSGSWGKQPPQNLQPQQQPQQQQQQQQQQQTTTTTTTTTSSSSPAAAQVPTISRKDLVKDDDIENIAIVPAKPRSIQSQPISVITNFFPVQVRQNRSLFLYRIDYDPPQVARDRRFKVMKEFLAANSLIFTKYDGDSLLFSAKKIQINSQNVDGVQILIKLAKEFDHTDKSITQFFNVLTKSFMRSMGYSLMGRNYYTSVGKRDVPKHFLEVWKGFSTSVIPTEAGTMLLCDSTTKVVRSQTVLERIRYLNNNTNRCTAEIVNSIVLTRYNNKTYRISGISWQGKNSKVTDIMEGSTTFLQYYQKNYPKYKITDLNQPLLKSEVKMRGMKQTIYLVPELTYLTGLNDEMRKDFHIMKDLAEESNVEPYKRIDNLNNFVNGFNTNPTISKELESWGISYQPALKVEGCVLQAPKNVPINNANALRNVKWVFIVEQLDFQRGECQKNLDLFLRESQLQPPTIHHPVLPKSSRDIKSTIYTDIMEQYVKKGVSFFLIIIPQNNAEVYKGIKMKSLIQFRVLTQCIFSRTFDKGRPVSVKLKQQVVAKLGLAPWGLGQDIYKGVPKKTMVIGVDVGHNSDMKGHSVVGFVATIDDKFQKFFSRAYAQERPGKEIIHSLEDATKEAMKSYFNHNNCLPELVIVYRDGVGDGMLDLVNKTEIAAMKKGFAETPSSWGTKPKLVYTIVKKNTNARFFTNDNQKANPPPGTLIDSKITHQNWYDFFLVSQVAFKGSINPTHYHVLLDEHQMAADLFQFFTFQMCHLYFNFEKSVRVPASCQFAHKMAFLIGRTVGRNVDKDLSDKLYFL